ATTAGTCCCATAAGGGTAAGCAATTAAGGGAGGGGCCCAACAATGTAGTTAAAACAAGGACTTGGGGTGGGTTCTAAACTTTTCCAATGGAGTTACTtgtacaaaataacaaaaaggagCTTGACCTTGTTAGAAACACTTACATAGACTCAAGCTTGTTAACCTCCTGATAATGTAGATAAACTGAACTCAAAAAATGGTTAAAGAAACAAGTGTGCCAACACTAAAGCACAAAAATCACACGAGAAACTTCTAGAATGCCAAAATAGCTGCAAACTAGCAATCTGATAGGTTCTGGTAGGTAAGATAAAGTGACAGAAATGAATAAATGCATTGAAAGAATGGTAATAATGAAATTAGGAAACAAGCCCTTAGACATGGACACACTACCATCgaataaaaagaaagagtaAAGTTGTATGTACCTGATAGCACCCAACATATAATAGCAAAGCGACTACAGCCATAACTGGTGCATCATCCAGAAAAGTGTAATATGCTCCCAGAAGGAACAACGAAATTCCCTGCCACGcgtttaattatattatttggtATCTTAAAAGATATTGTTATGCCCAATAATTGGTCCAAGTCTGAGAAAATCATCCAAGTGATAGAGTTGGGTTAAAAATTAATGCGGGCCCAGGCCATCAGGGTCCAAGACCAAGTGGGCTAAGTGGGCCAAAGAAGTGGCTTGGGGATTTGCAAGGCTTGAGCAATGAATCAAAAGAAACTCGATTATAACAAAGTGACCTGGGGGGTCACTCTCTCAACATGTCAGCACGCCCTCCTTCCGTCTCAATATTTTTGTAAGTAAAATTAATGAGCAGACATCTGTCAGTGAAGAAAGAACTGTTACCATAACAGAGACACCTCCAAGTAATAATGGCCGTCTTCCAACTCTATCAACAATAGTGACAGCTACTCCAGTCATGATCAACTACAAACGTTAAACATGTCAGACATCTTAAGAACCTAGAAGAATACTAGAAATGAGAATAACGGACTTCAAAATCCAATTACTCAAAATTCAAGCCAACATGCATGAGGGAAAAGAAGAGGGGGGGAGCTGGCATGCCTGAAGCAGATATCAGAGAAAGCAAGTTTAAATCAATTCAGAGCCAGGGAAAATTATGTCTATGGAGTATGGAGGAAGAATCCTAAAGTGAATCTCAAGTACGCTTCTGTTGAAAAACCAATTCAATCACACCCCTAACGTACCAGCAACATATCAAGATGCATTACTAGATCCTACAAAAGCTTACCATATTTAGCAAACTACCAGTTTGGAGAGTTGACTAATGCATTCTGTACACATGAAAGAACAGTTTTGACAATTGACTCGTACATTCTCAGCAAATCAGCAATACATTTGAACAGGCAGCTCAGTGTTCACTTAAAGCTTATATAGCAGACGGTTAATAACGGAGTTAAGTTAAGAATACAAAAATTAGATTTGAACAGGCAAAAGGAGATTCCAGCATCACCAAGACTTTGATTTGATATAGCCAAATAAGCcaatgaataacataatactgTCCATCAGTTCAGTCTATTTTTTCCAGAAAGATTACGATGGTGATAGAGAACTTCTTTCTTCACAATTAGTAGGCCCAATGAGCCCCTGCTTAATTTGCATCAAGGATTTATCAACCAAAGGAGGTTAGACGCCATACTATTTATGAAGACTTCAGGCAAGCTTGTGATTATGTGTAACAATCACAAAAAAGTTTACAAGGAGAGGGGTATATatgtgaaaaacaaaaaatgctcTTGATAGCAGCAGATGTACCTTTAATAACCCAAGAAGAATTGAGACTCTAGTTGCATCAGATGCTGCAGAAAACCCTGCACTCTATCAAAAAGAAATGGATTCGTGTGAACTCTACATGCTTATCCACTCAATACTTTAACAAAGATCAAAAGGTGTACCTCAAGGATAGATGCGGCATAATAAAGGACACTAGGTTGCCCCGTTATCTGTCATGCAATGGGAGTGATACATGTAAGCGTAGATGTTAAGACTTATTGCTTCATAGTATGCATCTCCAATGGCCCTAAACAAACAAGAATACCTGCTGAAATAAGACTAATCCTGCACCAATAATAAGAGCTTTCAAGCATTTCCCCTGGAACATCTCTGCTAATGTGGCTTCTTGCTCATCACCGCTATTAGAAAGCTCATCAAGAATTTCATCTACCTTTTCAAGAGCTGAATCATTTGTGCCTTCACCACGGATCCGGCACAAGGAACATATGGCTCTCTGCTTTAAATCCTGCATATTACCTTTTCCCTGTATGGCACAAAGAAGTAACCATCTAGGTGATGCAGGTAGCCACCACATCCCAATTCCCATGATTAGTGCTAAGGGGGGTACTAGCCACATACATGTAGCGCCAACCAGAAACTGTGTCAACTAGAAGACTGCCAACTGTGTAACCTACCTGCAAGAGATTCCAGGCATTCAGATTTCTGTAGCCTTTGCTTCATAGCCATTCTAACTCAGGGAAGGCTTAAACATGGCTTGCAATACTTACAACCATCCCAAGAACTATAAAGAATTCTTTGAGAGAAATTAGTCGACCTCGTATCTGACTTGGAGCTGTCTCAGCAATGTAAATTGGAGCAGCATGCATTGCCTACATAAGCACAGTGAGGACTCTGAGAATTTAAGAAAAACAAGAACCAGCAGTCTTTAAATGCATCAGCAGTTCTATCCATCCTTTTTTAAACAGATATAGAGACGAGTATCCATGTATTTCTACCTTTGGACTTAGTCAGCAGGTCTAGTATTAGTTCCTGCTTTGGTTTTTGTGGAAGAACAGTCCATTTTAATCAAATCGAAGGACAGAAAAAATTGATGAGATAAAATGTACTAGTACAACAACTTTGTATATGGAAAACCTAATATGTTTTGAGTGATTACTTGCATCCATCATCCGCATTCACACTTGAGTTAATGCGTGTGGCTAGTGTGGTGACTGTCAGCtgtatatacatgcatgcaagATACAATGCTGAAGCCACAATGGCCATCTATGTACAAGAGCAATGTAAACAAACTATGGAAGACGCAGACCTTGGTGAAGACACAGTAAGAAAATGGTAGTAATGTACATTACCAGTCCAATTCCTATACCAAACACAAAGCGTCCAATAACCATAACAACAAAGTCTGGCGCCACTGCGGTAACCAAAGCTCCAACAAGATACAATGCTGAAGCCACAATcaactctcttcttcttcctgaaATTCCAATTCAAGAATCAAACATTTAACTATAGAAACATAATTCTGAATATAAACTTTTAACCAAAATAACTAACCTAGAAAATCAGCAACATTAAAGGCCAAGATAGAGCCAATCAAAGCCCCATACAGTGAGCCACTAGTCTGAAAAgagaagaagcaaga
This genomic stretch from Diospyros lotus cultivar Yz01 chromosome 1, ASM1463336v1, whole genome shotgun sequence harbors:
- the LOC127805905 gene encoding LOW QUALITY PROTEIN: D-xylose-proton symporter-like 2 (The sequence of the model RefSeq protein was modified relative to this genomic sequence to represent the inferred CDS: deleted 1 base in 1 codon), whose amino-acid sequence is MASASSDPEQLTSLGKGGRSSGEIDSAQEPLINGETHHEDYSVLAAILPFLFPALGGLLYGYDIGSTSCATISVESATLSGITWYDLSSVELGLITSGSLYGALIGSILAFNVADFLGRRRELIVASALYLVGALVTAVAPDFVVMVIGRFVFGIGIGLAMHAAPIYIAETAPSQIRGRLISLKEFFIVLGMVVGYTVGSLLVDTVSGWRYMYVAVPPLALIMGIGMWWLPASPRWLLLCAIQGKGNMQDLKQRAICSLCRIRGEGTNDSALEKVDEILDELSNSGDEQEATLAEMFQGKCLKALIIGAGLVLFQQITGQPSVLYYAASILESAGFSAASDATRVSILLGLLKLIMTGVAVTIVDRVGRRPLLLGGVSVMGISLFLLGAYYTFLDDAPVMAVVALLLYVGCYQLSFGPIGWLMISEIFPLRLRGRGLSIAVLINFGANALVTFSFSPLKELLGAGILFFIFGGITILALIFIYFLIPETKGLTLEEIEAKLL